DNA sequence from the Methanoculleus horonobensis genome:
CGAAGGAAAATCAATGGTAAGTATCTACTTTGCCCCATTGAGGATCTTAACATCGGTGACGAAATCCTGTGCGTTGAAACAAGTGATAAAATGAGTATTGATAATTATGTGCTGAAAGACTATTTCGATGACCAAGATTTGTCAATGGAGCAGATTTTAGAACCATTTACTTGCCTTAAACTCTTTTATCATGCTCTACATTCAATAAATCTACAACAATCTTGTTCCATTTCCGAACTGAGAAACCTCTACTGGCTCCCGGACAAAGATAAAGAAGTATTAATCAGAACGATTTCCTCTTCTTTAAATCAATATGTTGAGGATAACCAGGAGAATAACTTTGAAAGCAATAATTTTTGGTATCCAGTTATTTCGATGGACGAGCTAAAGAAAGTATTTGGTAAGAATGGCAATCGAATAACTTACTCAAAAACATTTCGGATAGCAAAAAGATTAGGTATTTCTATTGCAGAGAATACCTTTAATCAATACTGTTCTCTAGCATTAAATGAAGAAAATCATTATTTCTTCAAAAACTCAAAGGATTTACTTGCTCTCGGTCGATTAATGAAACATACTGAAATCTGCAATGATTATGAGACAATCAATGATATGGGTCGAAAAGTTGGCAGGATCTTACAAATAATCGGTCAGAGCATTTCAAGAGTGACTAGTGGGAACTCAGAATTACTTAACGAATTGGATATCGGGATTGAGAAAGTAATTAAGAAATGCATAATTATCGACAAAATTGATTCATGAATAGCCGTTAAATTCCCCGATGCAGTAACAAAAGATACTATTTCCGAAATTTGTCCCGCGATGGTTATGCTCAAGCAAGACAAGATCGACCACGCGAGACCCCCAAATCAAAAAAATCCGGCGAAACCTAGACCCCCGGCACCAACTCCTCCAACCCCGCGATCACCCGGACAAAGTGAGTATCCGTGATAATAGGATATATTGCGCTATTTGTTTGAGGATAACCATGTAAGCCCCTTTGTAGGCTTTACTTCAATTCAAAGCAGAAGTTTCTCGGAGTGACACACCCGTGTTTCCCCCCGCCATCATCGCCCCTTCTTCAGTGTCTCCATCCCTTCAAACGAGCCGATGAAAGCCAGATCTACAAGGATACGAAACTCGCATGTACCCCGTTCGTATATCGCCAAAAATTCATCGAAAAGAATCCTCCTGCCGCAGGCAGGGTAGGGCATCGCCGTAAACCAATCAGATTTATTTCTCAGAACAGTATGGACCGAGCGGGAATTGAACCCGCGGCCTCTACCATGCCAAGGTAGCGATCTACCCCTGATCTATCGGCCCCTGTTACCCTACAATGTTGATCGTGATCACATAATAAGGATTGGGGCAGGCCGGCCCCCTATCCCTCCCCGGCAAGGGTCGAAAGCCGCGAGAGCACCCGTTCCCGCGCATCCTCCATCTTCGGGCGCACCAGGGCGATGCCGTTCTTGATGCAGGGGGCGAGGAGCGGCACCGCGCCCTTCGGCGCCGGGGTCCGGGCGGGGAGGACGAGGCGCCGGCCGGCGGGGAGGTCGTAGACCTGCTTTGCGCTGCTCCGCTTCCCGCGCTTCGCGTAGGGCCGGCCCTTCATCTCCACGATGTCCATCGAAAAGTCGATCACCGGGGCGTTCGCTATCGCGCCCCCGACGCCGAAGGCGTCGCCGATATCGCGGTAGGCGGCGACCTCGGCGCGCGACAGCCCGCCCGAGAGGAAGATCTTCACGTCCGGGTAGCCGTTGACGTCGAGCTCCCAGCGCACCTCCTCGACGATCGCCCGCATGTCCCCCCGGCGCGACCGCGGCGTGTCGAGCCGCACCGCCGTCGCCCCCGAAGCCGCCGCCCGGACCGCCTCGTCCGTCTCGTCGGAGAAGGTGTCCGCGAGCATGATCCGCGGCACCTCCGGGCCGGCACCCTGGGCGAACGCGAGCCAGGCGTCCTCCTGCTCCGGGTAGCACATGATGAACGCGTGCGGCATCGTCCCCGCGAGCGGGATCCCGTCCGGCGCACAGGTGTTGCTCGCCCCGTCCACCCCGCCGATCCAGGCCGCCCGCTCGATCATCGCCGCGATCGCCGGGTGCTGGCGGCGGGAGCCGAAGGAGAAGACCGGGCGGCCGCCCGCGGCCAGCTTCATGTGGGCCGCCGCCGAGGCCACTCCTGAAGCGTGGCAGAGGAACCCGAGGATGGCCGTCTCGTAGACCGCGAAGTCCCGGTAGCGGCCGGAGATCCGGAGCACCGGCTCGTTCGGATAAAAGATCGAGCCCTCCGGCATCGCGTCCACGTCCACCGGGAGACCTTCGAGCAGGTTGATGACGTCGTCAAGCCCGCAGAAGACCCCCCAGGGGTCGGGGAGCGCCGCCGCCGTCACCTCCATCGTGACGTGCGGGTTGATGCCGTCCCGCTCCATCACCTCCACGACCCGCCGGAAGTAGATGTCCGTACACTCACCGTTCTTGATGGCATCCTCGCCGACCATCAGAAACCGTCCCATGATCATTGCGGTTGTCGCGATGGCGTAAATCCTTATTGAACCGATCCGGCGGCACCGGAACGGTGATCCTTTTTTGCTGGGACATCAAAGCAGTAAGGAGAATGTCATACGGAGAAGCGTATGCCGCTGTAGTGGAGAGGATCTAGTGCTCGGAATCATCGGGGGCACCAGCCTCCTCTTCGCCGACCTGCCGGCGCTCGAGAAGACCATCGTGCCCACCCCCTACGGAAAGGCGGAGGTGCATACCGGAGAGTTCGCGCTCCTCCTGCGCCACCAGCACAACCTCCCCCCGCACCGGATCAACTACCCCGCGTGCCTTGCCGCGCTCGCCGTCCTCGGGGTCGATGAGATCATCGCCTTCGGCTCCGCCGGATCCCTGAAACAGGAGATCCCGCCGGGCTCGATCGTCATCCCCACCGACTTCCTGAGCGTCACCGACATCCCGTCCATCCACGAGTGCTCGATCGGCCACGTCCGGCCGGAACTGGACGGTGATCTCGTCCGCACCCTGGCCGAACTGGTGCCGGACGCCCGGACGGGCGGCGTCTACGCCCAGACCCGCGGGCCGCGGATCGAGACGGTCGCCGAGGTCAGAGCGCTTGCCCGCGCAGCGGATATCGTCGGGATGACGGTTGCGAGCGAAGCGACGCTCGCCCTCGAACTCGGGATGCGGTTCGCCGCCGTCTGCACCGTGGACAACTACGCGAACGGCCTCGGGGAAGAGACCCTGACCTACGAGCACATCCTCGCGACCTCGCGGGCGAACTGCCGCAGAACCGAGATCATCCTCGAAAAGATTGTGGAGAGACTTGCATGAACGAGATATTCACGGCCCGGGGATCCGTCCTGATCGCCGGGGTCGCCATCGACGGATCGACCGTTGATATCGCGATCGACGAGACCGGCGCCATCGCCGCGATCGGGAAGGACGCCAGAACGACCATCGACGCCGAGATCGTCATCGACGGCTCCGACCGGGTCGCCGTCCCCGGCTTCGTGAACACCCATACCCACGCCGCGATGAGCCTGCTGCGGGGCTACGCCGACGACATGATCCTGCAGGACTGGCTCGCGCAGAAGATCTGGCCGCTCGAGGCCCACCTCACCGGCGACGACGTCTACGCCGGCACCAGACTCGCGTGCCTGGAGATGATCAGGAGCGGCACCGTCGCGTTCAACGACATGTACTTCTTCATGGACCGGGCGGCCGCCGCGGCCGACGAGATGGGCATGCGGGCGACGTTCGCCTACGGGTTCATCGACCTCGGGATGGAGGAGAAGCGGGAGGCCGAGATCAAAGCGACGGAAACCCTCGTCGCCCACGTCAAATCGCTCGATAACCCGCGGATCAGAGCGGCCGTCGGGCCCCACTCCGTCTACACCGTCTCCCCCGAGGGGCTCTCCTGGTGCGGCGAATACGCGGCCGAGCAGAATATCGGCATCCACGTCCACCTCTCCGAGACCGAGAAGGAGGTCGCCGACTGCGTCGCCCAGTTCGGCAAACGCCCCGCATACCTCCTCGACGAATGCGGCTGCCTCACCCCCCGGACGGTCGCCGCGCACTGCTGCTGGCTCGACGAGGCCGAGTGCCGGCTCCTTGGAGAGCGCGGCGTCACCGCCTCCCACAACCCGGCGAGCAACATGAAACTCGCCGTCAACCGGGCGATGCCCTACCACTGGCTGAGACAGTACGGGGCGAACGTCGCCCTCGGAACCGACGGCTGTTCCTCGAACAACAACCTGGATCTCATGGAGGAGATGAAGTTCGCAGCGCTCCTCCAGAAGTTCGCCTGGAACTCGCCGACCCTGCTCCCCGCCGGCGAGGCGATCGGCATGGCGACCGCGGCGGGCGCCCGGGCGCTCGGCACCGGCCCCGGCACCCTGACCGTCGGCGCACCGGCCGACATCGTCCTCCTCGACGCCCGTGCGGCCTGCAACACCCCGCTCTTCCACCCCGACTCGAACGCCGTCTACGCCTGCAGCGGCGGCGTGGTCATGACCGTCCTCTGCCAGGGAAGGATCCTGATGCACGAGCGGGAGGTTCCCGGAGAAGAGGAGATCGTCCGCGAGGCAGGAGAGACCGCCCGGTCGCTCGTCGCGCGGGCAGAAGAGGCCCAATAACTTTTTTTTTTATCGCGGCCTTCGCGACTCGCAGGGCACGCCGGTCTGGCAGAAACCGCAACTCGCGACCGGGAGGCCGAGTTCGCCCTCGACGAAGGGCATCGCCGTCTCCCGGAGGTACGCGAAGCACCGCTCCTTGTCGTGCCCCTCCGCCGAGATCGCGCCCGCGGGGCAGCGGCGGATGCAGGCGTCGCACCCGGAGGAGCGGAGGCAGTATGCAGTCCTGTCCCCGTACGGCCGCGGCGTCGCGGGAAGATCTATCGCGGCCACGACCGACCCGAATCGCACCGCCTTGCCCCGCTCCGTGATCAGGCCGTCGCAGAGGCCGAAGGTGCCGAGGGCTGAAGCGTAGGCGGCGTGCCGCTCCGACCAGCGCGAGGCGATCCCGAACCGCGCCGAGGTCTCCCGCCCGAACGCCGGGAGCCTGGCCGGGGCGACGGCCGGGTACCCGGCATCGACGAGCACCCGGGCGAGACGGTCGCGGAGAAGGTCGTTCACCGCCTCCCCGTAGTGGCGGGCAAGGCTCCAGCGCCGCGAGGGAAGAGCCGTGCACGCACGGTGGTCGCGCCGTGTCGCAGCGGTCTGCGGCAGCGCCCAGACGACGACGGCGAGGTCGGACGCCGCGACGTCCATCTCCGGAAACCCGCTACAGAGCGCCTCAAGCGGCGTCCAGTGAAACCGTCCGATCGTCTCCTGGAACTCGGTATACAGCGGGTCGTCGCCGCGGGAGACGCCGATGAGCGGGCTGTCCCAGGCGGGCTCAGCGCAGTCCGGGCCGAGCCGGTTTACGTCCGGGTCGGCGAGGACTGAACGGATCTCCTCGAAGATCTCCCGGACGCCGAACGAGTCGTGCATGATAAGAACGCGTCGTCCGGGATAAAAAAGGTGGGACGGTTACGCCGTCTCGATATTCGACTCGTCTTCGAGGCCGAGTTCCTCGATCGCCATCTCGCGCATCTTGAACTTCATGATCTTGCCCGAGACCGTCATCGGGAAGTCGTCGACGAACTTGACGTAGCGCGGGATCTTGAAATGCGCAATCTTGCCGCGGCAGAACTCCTTCACCTCTGCCTCCGTCAGGACCGCGCCGTTGTCGGGCTTGATCCAGGCCATCAGCTCCTCGCCGTACTTCTGGTCGGGCACCCCGATCACGTAGGCGTCGGCGATATGCGGGTGATTGTGGAGGAACTCCTCGATCTCGCGCGGGTAGATGTTCTCCCCGCCGCGGATCACCATATCCTTCAGGCGGCCGACGATCTTGATGTAGTCCTCCTCGTCCATCGTCCCGAGGTCGCCGGTATGGTTCCAGCCGTGCTCGTCGATCGTCGCCCGGGTGGCGTTCGGGTTGTTGTAGTAGCAGCGCATCACGCAGTAGCCCCGGGCGCAGATCTCGCCGGTCTCGCCGCGGGGAAGGATCTTCTTCGTGTGGGGATCGACGATCTTGATCTCCGTGTGGGGGAACGGCCTCCCGACGGTGGAGACGCGCCGCTCCAGGGGATCGACGGTCGTCGTCATCGTGACGCCGGGAGAGGTCTCCGTCTGCCCGTAGACGATCACGATCTCGGACATGTTCATCTTCTTGTTGACCTCCCGCATCACCTCGGTCGGGCAGGGCGACCCGGCCATGATCCCGGTGCGGAGCGTCTCAAGCCGGTACTTCGGGAAGTCCGGGTGGGAGAGTTCCGCGATGAACATCGTCGGCACGCCGTGGACCGCCGTACACCGCTCGTCCTGGATGGCCTGGAGAACCGATTCGGCGTTGAAGACCGGCGCAGGCAGCACCATCGCGGCGCCGTGGGTGACGCTCGCCATGTTCGAGAGAACCATACCGAAACAGTGGTAGAACGGCACCGGGATGCAGAGCCGGTCTTCGTGGGTGAACTTCATCCCCTCGCCGATGATGAAGCCGTTATTCAGGATGTTGTGATGGGTCAGGACGACGCCCTTCGGGAACCCGGTCGTCCCGCTGGTGTACTGGATGTTGACCGCATCGTCGAAGTCGAGCGACGCCTCCCGCTCCCGGAGTTCCTCGGGGTTGATGAGGTCGGCCTTCTCCATCAGGTCGTCCCAGGTGTACATCCCGTTGTAGGGGATATCGCCGAGGAAGACGACGTTTTTGAGGAACGGGAACTTGTCGCTGTTGATCCGGCCGGGCTTCGCCTCGAACGCCTCCGGGCAGGACTCGTAGAACATCCCGACGTAGTCGGAGGTCTTGAACCGCCCCTGGATGAGGAGGGTCTGGACCTCGGACTGCTTCATGGCATACTCGAACTCATACGTCCGGTATGCCGGGTTGATGTTCACCATGATGGCGCCGATCTTTGCGGTGGCGAACTGGGTGAGCACCCACTCCGCGTAGTTCAGCGCCCATATGGCGACCCGGTCCCCGCGCTCCACGTCGAGCGCCATGAGGGCGCGCGCCAGGGTATCGACGCGCTCGAGAAACTCCGCATACGTCCACCGGAGATCCTGGTGGACGGAGACGAGTGCTTCGCTGTCCGGATGCTCCGCTGCTATACGATTCAGCATCTCACCGATGGTGATGCCGAGCAGGGGTATCTGCGAGTTCCCACACGCGTAACTGCCCTCAACCATTCTGTATAAATGGGCACGGGTACGGTTATATGATTACTGGTTTTTTCCGAGCGTAATCCTTATACTGCATGGCCATCTAAGGTATAGAGAGCAAGGGGGTCGTGGCCTAGTCCGGAATGGCGACGGGCTCCAGCGGTCTTTGCACGTGATGAACAATGGGTCTCCTGATAACAAGATGATGACCCGTTGGAGCACTGATGCATGTTCGGAGAGACCCGTCGATCGTGAGTTCAAATCTCACCGACCCCACATTCTTACGATTCTAACCCGATACCGCAGGGTATCGACGTTCATTCCGACTTCTTCTCCTCCTCTGCGGCCGCGGCCGCCCGGTGCCGGTCGCTCTCCCGGTACGTCAGCGCCGATATGTCGCCGTCGCTCTCGATGTAGGCGACCCGCACCGTCTCAATCCCATCGATCCCTCTTGCGCGGAGTGCGATGGACGGGACGTCCGGAGCTCGAGCACTCGAAGAGTGCGAGCCGTTCGATGAGGTCGTCGTGGGTCATCAGTTCCCGCCTGAGGCTTCGTTCGATCACGCGGCCGTTCTTGAGCGGCCCCGGCGAGACGATGCTGCGAAACCGCCTGCTCCTGTACTGCCCGAAGGAGACGAGCACCGAGAGGGTGAGAAGCGTCGACGCGCTGCAAGGAGCGAGCCGTCGCCCGCGGTGAACGCCTCCGCGGTACTCTCGGATATGATGAGGAGGAGGATCAGGTCGAAGGGGGTCAGCTGCCCGAACTCGTGCCTGCCGATGAGCCGCATGACGAGCAGGAGGAAGAAGTAGATCACCGTCGCCCGGAGGATGAGTTCAACGACCGGCGTCTGGAGGACGAAAAGTTCCGACATGAGCGTGAGTGAACCGTGGTCGGATTATA
Encoded proteins:
- a CDS encoding nicotinate phosphoribosyltransferase yields the protein MGRFLMVGEDAIKNGECTDIYFRRVVEVMERDGINPHVTMEVTAAALPDPWGVFCGLDDVINLLEGLPVDVDAMPEGSIFYPNEPVLRISGRYRDFAVYETAILGFLCHASGVASAAAHMKLAAGGRPVFSFGSRRQHPAIAAMIERAAWIGGVDGASNTCAPDGIPLAGTMPHAFIMCYPEQEDAWLAFAQGAGPEVPRIMLADTFSDETDEAVRAAASGATAVRLDTPRSRRGDMRAIVEEVRWELDVNGYPDVKIFLSGGLSRAEVAAYRDIGDAFGVGGAIANAPVIDFSMDIVEMKGRPYAKRGKRSSAKQVYDLPAGRRLVLPARTPAPKGAVPLLAPCIKNGIALVRPKMEDARERVLSRLSTLAGEG
- a CDS encoding MTAP family purine nucleoside phosphorylase yields the protein MLGIIGGTSLLFADLPALEKTIVPTPYGKAEVHTGEFALLLRHQHNLPPHRINYPACLAALAVLGVDEIIAFGSAGSLKQEIPPGSIVIPTDFLSVTDIPSIHECSIGHVRPELDGDLVRTLAELVPDARTGGVYAQTRGPRIETVAEVRALARAADIVGMTVASEATLALELGMRFAAVCTVDNYANGLGEETLTYEHILATSRANCRRTEIILEKIVERLA
- a CDS encoding amidohydrolase family protein; translation: MNEIFTARGSVLIAGVAIDGSTVDIAIDETGAIAAIGKDARTTIDAEIVIDGSDRVAVPGFVNTHTHAAMSLLRGYADDMILQDWLAQKIWPLEAHLTGDDVYAGTRLACLEMIRSGTVAFNDMYFFMDRAAAAADEMGMRATFAYGFIDLGMEEKREAEIKATETLVAHVKSLDNPRIRAAVGPHSVYTVSPEGLSWCGEYAAEQNIGIHVHLSETEKEVADCVAQFGKRPAYLLDECGCLTPRTVAAHCCWLDEAECRLLGERGVTASHNPASNMKLAVNRAMPYHWLRQYGANVALGTDGCSSNNNLDLMEEMKFAALLQKFAWNSPTLLPAGEAIGMATAAGARALGTGPGTLTVGAPADIVLLDARAACNTPLFHPDSNAVYACSGGVVMTVLCQGRILMHEREVPGEEEIVREAGETARSLVARAEEAQ
- a CDS encoding 4Fe-4S ferredoxin → MHDSFGVREIFEEIRSVLADPDVNRLGPDCAEPAWDSPLIGVSRGDDPLYTEFQETIGRFHWTPLEALCSGFPEMDVAASDLAVVVWALPQTAATRRDHRACTALPSRRWSLARHYGEAVNDLLRDRLARVLVDAGYPAVAPARLPAFGRETSARFGIASRWSERHAAYASALGTFGLCDGLITERGKAVRFGSVVAAIDLPATPRPYGDRTAYCLRSSGCDACIRRCPAGAISAEGHDKERCFAYLRETAMPFVEGELGLPVASCGFCQTGVPCESRRPR
- a CDS encoding AMP-binding protein; its protein translation is MVEGSYACGNSQIPLLGITIGEMLNRIAAEHPDSEALVSVHQDLRWTYAEFLERVDTLARALMALDVERGDRVAIWALNYAEWVLTQFATAKIGAIMVNINPAYRTYEFEYAMKQSEVQTLLIQGRFKTSDYVGMFYESCPEAFEAKPGRINSDKFPFLKNVVFLGDIPYNGMYTWDDLMEKADLINPEELREREASLDFDDAVNIQYTSGTTGFPKGVVLTHHNILNNGFIIGEGMKFTHEDRLCIPVPFYHCFGMVLSNMASVTHGAAMVLPAPVFNAESVLQAIQDERCTAVHGVPTMFIAELSHPDFPKYRLETLRTGIMAGSPCPTEVMREVNKKMNMSEIVIVYGQTETSPGVTMTTTVDPLERRVSTVGRPFPHTEIKIVDPHTKKILPRGETGEICARGYCVMRCYYNNPNATRATIDEHGWNHTGDLGTMDEEDYIKIVGRLKDMVIRGGENIYPREIEEFLHNHPHIADAYVIGVPDQKYGEELMAWIKPDNGAVLTEAEVKEFCRGKIAHFKIPRYVKFVDDFPMTVSGKIMKFKMREMAIEELGLEDESNIETA
- a CDS encoding DUF421 domain-containing protein; this translates as MSELFVLQTPVVELILRATVIYFFLLLVMRLIGRHEFGQLTPFDLILLLIISESTAEAFTAGDGSLLAARRRFSPSRCSSPSGSTGAGGFAASSRRGRSRTAA